In a genomic window of Canis lupus familiaris isolate Mischka breed German Shepherd chromosome 28, alternate assembly UU_Cfam_GSD_1.0, whole genome shotgun sequence:
- the CHST15 gene encoding carbohydrate sulfotransferase 15, with amino-acid sequence MRHCINCCIQLLPNNERKQQVGCGGGPLHSHPECPACKGENKIVLRVDGKQMNLLAVLEVRAEGNESWGRFLRFKKGKRCSLVFGLMIMTLVMASYILSGAHQELLISSPFHYGAFPSNPSLMDGENPSDGKEHHHQPSVNNISYVKDYPSIKLIINSITARIEFTTRQLPDIEDLKKQELHMFSVIPNKFLPNSKSPCWYEEFTGRNTTDPYLTNSYVLYSKRFRSTFDALRKAFWGHLSHASGKHFRLRCLPRFYIIGQPKCGTTDLYDRLRLHPEVKFSAIKEPHWWTRKRFGIVRLRDGLRDRYPVEDYLDLFDLAAHQIHQGLQASSAKEQSRMTRIIIGEASASTMWDNNAWTFFYDNSTDGEPPFLTQDFIHAFQPDAKLIVMLRDPVERLYSDYLYFASSNKSADDFHEKVTEALQLFENCMLDYSLRACVYNNTLNNAMPVRLQVGLYAVYLLDWLTVFNKDQFLILRLEDHASNVKYTMHRVFQFLNLGPLGEKQETLMTKSPASNARRPEDRNLGPMWPVTQRILQDFYGPFNTRLAQVLADEAFAWRKT; translated from the exons ATGAGGCACTGCATTAATTGCTGCATACAGTTGTTGCCCAACAACGAGCGCAAACAGCAGGTGGGCTGCGGAGGAGGCCCTCTTCACAGTCACCCGGAGTGCCCCGCGTGCAAGGGCGAGAACAAAATTGTGCTTCGTGTGGACGGTAAGCAGATGAACTTGCTTGCTGTTCTCGAGGTGAGGGCTGAGGGGAACGAGAGCTGGGGCAGGTTTCTGCGCTTCAAGAAGGGGAAGCGATGCAGCCTCGTTTTTGGATTGATGATAATGACCTTGGTGATGGCGTCTTACATCCTTTCTGGGGCCCACCAAGAGCTTCTCATCTCCTCGCCTTTCCATTACGGAGCCTTCCCCAGCAATCCCAGCTTGATGGACGGTGAAAACCCGAGTGACGGGAAAGAGCACCATCACCAACCCTCTGTAAATAATATTTCGTATGTCAAAGACTACCCAAGCATTAAATTAATTATCAACAGCATCACAGCCAGGATAGAGTTCACCACCAGGCAGCTCCCAGACATAGAagatctcaagaagcaagaattGCAC ATGTTTTCAGTAATCCCCAATAAATTTCTTCCAAATAGCAAGAGCCCGTGTTGGTACGAGGAGTTCACGGGCAGGAACACCACCGACCCGTACCTGACCAACTCCTACGTGCTCTACTCCAAGCGCTTCCGCTCCACCTTCGACGCCCTGCGCAAGGCCTTCTGGGGCCACCTGTCGCACGCCAGCGGGAAGCACTTCCGCCTCCGCTGCCTGCCGCGCTTCTACATCATCGGGCAGCCCAAGTGCGGCACCACCGACCTCTACGACCGCCTCCGGCTGCACCCGGAAGTCAAGTTCTCCGCCATCAAGGAGCCCCACTGGTGGACCCGGAAGCGCTTTG GAATTGTGCGCCTGAGAGATGGGCTTCGGGACCGCTACCCCGTGGAAGATTACCTGGACCTCTTTGACCTGGCTGCACACCAGATTCATCAAGGATTGCAGGCCAGCTCTGCAAAGGAGCAGAGCAGGATGACCAGAATCATCATCG GGGAGGCCAGCGCCTCCACCATGTGGGACAACAATGCGTGGACGTTCTTCTACGACAACAGCACAGACGGAGAGCCGCCCTTTCTCACCCAGGACTTCATCCACGCCTTCCAGCCGGACGCAAAATTGATTGTCATGCTCAGGGACCCCGTAGAGAG gTTGTACTCCGACTATCTCTACTTCGCAAGTTCGAATAAATCTGCCGACGACTTTCATGAAAAAGTGACGGAAGCTCTGCAGCTGTTTGAAAATTGCATGCTCGATTATTCCTTGCGTGCCTGTGTCTACAACAACACGCTCAACAATGCCATGCCT GTGAGGCTCCAGGTCGGTCTGTATGCTGTGTACCTTCTGGATTGGCTCACTGTTTTTAACAAAGACCAATTCCTCATTCTTCGCCTGGAAGACCACGCATCCAACGTCAAGTACACCATGCACAGGGTCTTCCAGTTCCTCAACCTCG GGCCCTTAGGTGAGAAACAAGAGACCCTGATGACAAAGAGCCCCGCGTCCAATGCACGGCGTCCTGAGGACCGGAACCTGGGGCCCATGTGGCCTGTCACCCAGAGGATCCTGCAGGACTTCTACGGGCCTTTCAACACCAGGCTGGCGCAGGTGCTCGCTGACGAGGCGTTCGCCTGGAGGAAGACCTGA